From a region of the Paenibacillus sp. R14(2021) genome:
- a CDS encoding nitrite/sulfite reductase, with translation MAYEAVWMNDPSKLNKFEFIKMEKDGLDVIRTIIDKYAKEGYSSIPEDDMNRFKWAGVYEQKPKDGYFMMRIRINTGIMTSAQARAIASIGRDYGRDLIDVTTRQAIQYHWLKVEDLPDIFNRLEAVGLYSYEACGDCPRTIVGNPLAGIDRDELMDTREIVQQVNDFYLLNRDFSNLPRKYKMSITSNIYNNANAEINDLAFVPAVKVIDGQEVIGFHAFVGGGLSAKPHLAKELDMFVRPEEVLKVSIGVTTIFRDHGYREKRHQARLKFLMADWGPEKFLEKLKEIIGDMPAAGENKTVGWNAVYYDGVYPQKEAGLNFIGLNVPVGRTNATELEQLADAADEFGDGTIRTTMSQNIILAGIPDEKVEAALQLPVLQRLSPKAKNFMSRTVSCTGNEFCNLAVVETKVRAVRVAEYLDENVELDEKIRIHFIGCPNACGQKHIADIGLQGALVKTPEGMVDAFDIAVGGILGPGAQFNQSLKGRVKGDDLGGVLAQLIHFYKDGRQAGESFHHYVNRVGVPAFQEKLTEILAG, from the coding sequence ATGGCCTATGAAGCCGTATGGATGAATGACCCTTCCAAGCTGAATAAATTCGAATTCATCAAAATGGAAAAAGACGGTCTGGACGTTATCCGCACGATTATCGACAAGTATGCCAAAGAAGGCTATTCCTCTATTCCTGAGGACGATATGAATCGTTTCAAATGGGCTGGCGTATACGAGCAGAAGCCAAAAGACGGCTACTTCATGATGCGGATCCGTATCAACACCGGAATTATGACTTCCGCGCAAGCGCGCGCAATCGCTTCCATTGGCCGCGACTACGGACGCGACTTGATTGACGTAACGACGCGCCAAGCAATTCAATATCACTGGCTGAAGGTCGAAGATCTTCCGGACATCTTCAATCGCCTTGAAGCGGTTGGACTGTACTCGTACGAAGCTTGCGGCGACTGCCCGCGCACGATCGTCGGCAACCCGCTTGCCGGAATTGACCGTGACGAGCTGATGGATACGCGCGAGATCGTGCAGCAGGTTAACGATTTCTACTTGTTGAACCGCGATTTCTCCAACTTACCGCGTAAATATAAAATGTCCATAACATCCAATATCTATAACAATGCGAACGCTGAAATCAATGACCTTGCCTTCGTCCCGGCTGTTAAAGTCATCGACGGCCAAGAAGTAATCGGGTTCCACGCTTTTGTCGGCGGCGGCTTGTCGGCAAAGCCCCACTTGGCCAAAGAGCTGGACATGTTCGTTCGTCCTGAAGAGGTGTTGAAGGTTTCGATCGGCGTGACGACGATTTTCCGTGATCACGGCTATCGCGAGAAGCGCCACCAAGCCCGTTTGAAATTTCTTATGGCGGATTGGGGCCCTGAGAAGTTCTTGGAGAAGCTGAAGGAAATCATCGGCGACATGCCTGCGGCAGGCGAAAACAAAACGGTCGGCTGGAACGCCGTATACTATGACGGCGTGTACCCGCAAAAGGAAGCCGGTCTTAATTTTATCGGCCTAAACGTTCCGGTTGGACGCACCAACGCCACTGAGTTGGAACAGCTCGCAGATGCGGCAGATGAGTTCGGCGATGGCACGATTCGCACGACGATGTCGCAAAACATCATCTTGGCCGGTATTCCGGACGAGAAAGTGGAAGCTGCGCTTCAACTACCGGTGCTTCAACGCCTCTCGCCGAAAGCAAAAAACTTCATGAGCCGTACCGTGTCCTGCACAGGTAACGAGTTCTGCAATCTGGCTGTCGTTGAAACGAAAGTCCGTGCTGTCCGCGTTGCGGAATATTTAGACGAGAATGTGGAACTGGACGAGAAAATCCGAATTCACTTCATTGGCTGCCCGAACGCTTGCGGTCAGAAGCATATTGCGGACATCGGCCTGCAAGGCGCACTTGTTAAAACACCTGAAGGCATGGTCGATGCGTTCGACATTGCGGTCGGCGGTATCCTCGGCCCTGGCGCTCAATTTAACCAATCGCTGAAAGGCCGCGTCAAAGGCGATGACCTTGGCGGCGTGCTCGCCCAGTTGATTCACTTCTACAAAGATGGCCGCCAAGCCGGCGAGTCGTTCCATCATTATGTGAATCGCGTTGGTGTTCCGGCTTTCCAAGAGAAGCTGACTGAAATCTTGGCTGGTTAA
- a CDS encoding sugar phosphate isomerase/epimerase: MKLGVFSVLFAQKSFEDALDYIASKGLDAIEIGTGGYPGNAHCDPDTLLADESKLRAFKDAIDSRGLTISALSCHANPLHPQKAISSEHDAIIRKTIELASKLGVPVVNTFSGCPGDHEDAKYPNWPVAPWPNDYQEILDWQWENKVIPYWTEIGKIATESNVKIGLELHGGFSVHTPATLLRLREAAGDAIGANLDPSHMWWQGIDPVQAIHILGRAGAIHHFHAKDTSIDPINVNRHGVTDMQSYALMLDRAWQFRTVGYGHDLKVWSDIISALRLVGYDYVVSIEHEDGLMSVDEGFTKAVQNLQSILIREPLGEMWWV, from the coding sequence ATGAAACTCGGCGTATTTTCAGTTCTATTCGCTCAAAAGTCGTTTGAAGACGCTCTCGATTACATCGCATCGAAAGGCTTGGATGCCATCGAAATCGGAACGGGCGGTTACCCGGGCAATGCTCACTGCGATCCCGACACGCTGCTTGCCGACGAAAGCAAATTGAGGGCCTTCAAAGATGCCATCGACTCCCGCGGACTTACAATCAGCGCGCTCAGCTGCCACGCTAACCCGCTGCATCCGCAAAAAGCAATCTCGAGCGAGCATGACGCGATTATTCGTAAAACGATCGAGCTGGCTTCCAAGCTTGGCGTCCCTGTCGTCAATACGTTCTCCGGCTGCCCGGGCGACCACGAGGATGCCAAATATCCGAACTGGCCTGTAGCGCCTTGGCCGAACGATTACCAAGAAATTTTGGACTGGCAGTGGGAAAACAAAGTCATTCCTTATTGGACAGAAATTGGTAAAATTGCGACTGAAAGTAATGTTAAAATCGGCTTGGAGCTTCATGGCGGTTTCTCCGTGCACACACCTGCTACGCTCCTTCGTTTGCGTGAAGCTGCCGGCGATGCCATCGGCGCCAACTTGGATCCAAGCCACATGTGGTGGCAGGGCATCGATCCTGTCCAAGCCATTCACATTCTTGGCCGCGCTGGAGCGATTCACCATTTCCATGCCAAAGACACTTCCATCGATCCAATCAATGTGAACCGCCACGGCGTAACGGATATGCAATCGTATGCATTGATGCTCGACCGCGCTTGGCAGTTCCGCACCGTGGGCTACGGCCACGATCTGAAGGTTTGGTCCGACATTATCAGCGCGCTTCGTCTGGTCGGCTACGATTATGTCGTCAGCATCGAGCACGAAGACGGTCTGATGTCGGTTGATGAAGGTTTCACCAAAGCCGTGCAAAACCTGCAATCCATCCTGATTCGTGAGCCGCTTGGCGAAATGTGGTGGGTGTAA
- the uvrB gene encoding excinuclease ABC subunit UvrB, whose translation MVEREKQGRLFELKSEYTPQGDQPQAILELVDGVHAGAVHQTLLGATGTGKTYTIANTIAKLNRPTLVIAHNKTLAAQLCSEFKEFFPDNAVSYFVSYYDYYQPEAYIPSSDTFIEKDSSINDEIDKLRHSATSSLFERRDVIIVASVSCIYGLGSPIEYGNLVLSLRVGMEKSRDAILHKLVDIQYQRNDINFIRGTFRVRGDIIEIFPVANNERAMRVELFGDEIERITEIDVLTGEIVGERDHVAIFPASHFVTHEDTMKVAIKNIEAELEERLAEFREQGKLLELQRLEQRTRYDLEMMQEMGFCSGIENYSGPLTFRERGATPYTLMDYFPDDMLVVIDESHVTIPQIRAMYNGDRARKEVLVDHGFRLPSAMDNRPLRFEEFEKKVKQAIYVSATPGPYELELCPEMVQQIIRPTGLLDPIIEVRKTKGQIDDLLAEIRDRIAKDERVLVTTLTKKMSEDLTDYLKDVGIKVRYLHSDIKTLERLAILRDLRIGTFHVLVGINLLREGLDLPEVSLVAILDADKEGFLRSERSLIQTIGRAARNAEGRVILYGDKITDSMAKAISETERRRTIQMAYNEAHGITPQTIRKKVHDVIEATKAAEQKSDYLTGVGVDKMSKKERQSLLQRLEAEMKEAAKSLQFERAAELRDALLELKAELGL comes from the coding sequence ATGGTTGAACGTGAGAAACAGGGAAGGCTTTTTGAGCTGAAGTCGGAATATACACCGCAGGGCGATCAGCCCCAGGCGATTCTGGAGCTCGTCGATGGTGTGCATGCAGGAGCGGTGCATCAGACGCTGCTCGGCGCGACGGGTACAGGGAAGACGTATACGATCGCGAATACGATCGCGAAGCTCAACCGGCCGACGCTGGTCATTGCGCATAACAAGACGCTCGCGGCGCAGCTGTGCAGCGAGTTCAAGGAGTTTTTCCCGGACAACGCCGTCTCTTATTTCGTCAGCTATTATGACTATTATCAGCCTGAAGCGTACATCCCGTCCTCGGATACGTTTATCGAGAAGGATTCCAGCATCAACGACGAGATTGATAAACTGCGCCACTCCGCGACGAGCTCGCTGTTTGAGCGGCGGGATGTCATCATCGTGGCGAGCGTATCGTGCATTTACGGCCTCGGTTCGCCGATTGAGTATGGAAATTTGGTGCTCAGCCTGCGGGTCGGCATGGAGAAGTCGCGAGATGCCATCCTTCATAAACTGGTCGACATCCAATATCAGCGCAATGATATTAACTTTATACGAGGCACGTTCCGTGTGCGCGGCGATATTATCGAGATATTCCCTGTTGCCAATAATGAGCGTGCCATGCGCGTGGAGCTGTTCGGCGATGAGATCGAACGCATAACGGAGATCGATGTGCTGACGGGCGAGATCGTCGGCGAACGTGACCATGTCGCGATTTTCCCGGCATCTCACTTCGTTACCCACGAGGACACGATGAAGGTGGCGATCAAGAACATCGAGGCAGAGCTGGAAGAGCGTCTTGCGGAATTCCGCGAGCAGGGCAAGCTTTTGGAGCTGCAGCGGCTGGAGCAGCGTACGCGCTACGATCTGGAGATGATGCAGGAGATGGGCTTCTGCAGCGGGATCGAGAACTATTCGGGGCCGCTGACGTTCCGCGAGCGGGGCGCGACGCCTTATACGCTGATGGACTATTTCCCTGACGATATGCTTGTCGTCATCGACGAGTCGCATGTCACCATTCCGCAGATTCGGGCGATGTACAACGGTGACCGCGCACGGAAAGAAGTGCTTGTGGACCATGGGTTCCGCTTGCCGTCTGCCATGGACAATCGGCCGCTCCGCTTCGAAGAGTTCGAGAAGAAAGTAAAGCAGGCGATCTATGTATCGGCAACGCCCGGCCCCTACGAGCTTGAGCTGTGTCCGGAGATGGTGCAGCAGATTATCCGGCCAACCGGGCTGCTCGATCCGATCATCGAGGTTCGCAAGACGAAGGGACAGATCGATGATCTGCTCGCGGAGATCCGCGACCGGATTGCCAAGGATGAGCGTGTGCTCGTCACTACGCTCACGAAGAAAATGTCGGAAGACCTGACGGATTATCTGAAGGACGTCGGCATTAAAGTGCGATATTTGCACTCGGATATCAAGACGCTGGAGCGGCTCGCGATTTTGCGGGACCTGCGGATAGGGACTTTCCATGTGCTTGTCGGGATCAACCTGCTGCGGGAGGGCTTGGATTTGCCGGAAGTATCGCTTGTTGCGATTCTGGACGCGGATAAAGAAGGGTTCCTCCGTTCAGAGCGCTCCTTGATTCAAACGATAGGGCGCGCCGCGCGGAACGCCGAGGGCCGCGTTATTCTGTACGGTGATAAGATTACGGATTCTATGGCCAAAGCCATCAGCGAGACGGAGCGGCGGCGTACGATTCAAATGGCTTATAACGAAGCCCATGGCATCACGCCGCAGACGATCCGCAAGAAGGTACATGACGTCATTGAAGCGACCAAAGCGGCCGAACAGAAGAGCGATTATCTGACCGGCGTAGGCGTCGATAAGATGTCGAAGAAAGAACGTCAGTCGCTGCTGCAACGGCTGGAAGCGGAAATGAAGGAAGCGGCGAAGAGCCTGCAGTTCGAACGTGCTGCGGAGCTGCGAGACGCGCTGCTTGAGCTTAAAGCGGAGCTGGGCCTGTAG
- a CDS encoding U32 family peptidase, producing the protein MNTITRQDVELLAPAGDWDCMRAAVANGADAVFFGVEKFNARARANNFQTDELPEVMAFLHSYGVKGFLTFNILVFEDELNEAKRLMEACIDAGVDAVIVQDLGLVKLIRELSPDFPIHGSTQMTITSPEAVEFTKPFDMERVVLGRENNLKQIKMIGDQAKLPMEVFVHGALCVSYSGQCLTSEMWGGRSANRGECAQACRLPYDLMVDGEHKPMGDVTYLLSPKDLAAVELMPELIEAGVTSFKIEGRLKSPEYVANVVSKYRKAIDKYFDGDRSAPSKEELRELQQSFSRGFTHGFLGGTNNKKLVEGTFPKSRGVYLGRVERVLRDAVVCRIEAPLKRGDGIVFDAGDPTKKEEGGRVYDLRRQGTKFEGEAQEGTVIELVPGRNDIDLRRVHVGDRVWKTSDPALDRRLRATFETEKPYRVFPLHVKVTGTIGQPLRSWWTDVEKGNVVEVVSELPLEQAQKRPMDRVLLEEQLGRLGGTVYQLESLDVELNGDLIVPMRELNRMRREAAEALAGERPKPPVYIKRFVEVYDDVRSGTVAAENERPAPQRQSAKLTVLCRSLPQLEAAVHSDKVDMVYADFEFIKQFPAAMELARGAGKRIGLVTPRIHMPGENGYHANILKLKPDAVLVRNTGALYYYLRARAANPNESFPELIGDFSLNIANHKASDLFLDAGCSLITPSYDLNVQQMFDLLKNSDTSRTEVVIHQHLPMFHTEHCVYCTFMSEGTDFTNCGRPCEEHRASLQDRIGMSHPVRVDEGCRNTVYNAIEQSGAEYMKQFRDLGVASFRIEFLEETGDKVTEVIDLYSDALAGRIGGTQVWRSLKAINQLGVTRGQLVK; encoded by the coding sequence ATGAATACGATAACACGGCAAGATGTCGAGCTGCTGGCGCCGGCGGGCGATTGGGATTGCATGCGCGCGGCAGTGGCGAACGGAGCCGATGCTGTTTTTTTTGGCGTAGAGAAATTCAACGCACGCGCTAGAGCGAATAACTTCCAGACGGACGAGCTGCCCGAAGTTATGGCATTTCTGCACAGCTACGGCGTGAAAGGGTTTCTAACCTTTAACATATTGGTATTTGAAGATGAACTTAATGAAGCGAAGCGCCTGATGGAGGCATGTATCGACGCTGGCGTGGACGCGGTTATCGTACAGGATCTCGGACTCGTGAAGCTGATCCGCGAGCTGTCCCCGGACTTCCCGATTCACGGCTCGACTCAGATGACCATTACCTCGCCGGAGGCCGTAGAGTTCACGAAGCCCTTCGACATGGAGCGCGTCGTGCTGGGCCGGGAGAATAACTTGAAGCAGATCAAGATGATCGGCGATCAAGCGAAGCTGCCCATGGAGGTTTTCGTGCACGGAGCGCTATGCGTGTCGTATTCGGGTCAATGTCTGACCTCCGAGATGTGGGGCGGTCGATCCGCGAACCGCGGCGAATGCGCGCAGGCGTGCCGGCTGCCGTACGATCTTATGGTTGACGGCGAGCACAAGCCGATGGGCGATGTGACCTATTTGTTGTCGCCGAAGGATCTTGCGGCTGTTGAGCTGATGCCGGAGCTGATTGAAGCAGGCGTCACGTCGTTTAAAATCGAAGGAAGGCTGAAAAGCCCTGAATATGTAGCGAACGTGGTGAGCAAGTACCGCAAAGCGATCGACAAATATTTCGACGGAGATCGTTCCGCTCCATCCAAGGAAGAGCTGCGCGAGCTGCAGCAGAGCTTCTCCCGGGGCTTTACGCACGGTTTCCTGGGCGGAACGAACAATAAGAAGCTGGTCGAAGGCACGTTCCCGAAGAGCCGCGGCGTCTACTTAGGCCGTGTGGAGCGGGTGCTTCGCGATGCTGTCGTATGCCGAATTGAAGCGCCGTTGAAACGCGGAGATGGCATCGTATTCGACGCCGGCGACCCGACCAAGAAGGAAGAAGGCGGCCGCGTCTACGATCTTCGCAGACAAGGCACCAAATTTGAAGGCGAAGCACAGGAGGGCACGGTCATTGAGCTTGTTCCGGGACGAAATGATATCGATTTGCGCAGAGTCCATGTCGGTGATCGAGTGTGGAAGACGAGCGATCCTGCGCTCGACAGACGGCTTCGTGCAACCTTCGAGACGGAGAAGCCGTATCGGGTGTTCCCGCTGCATGTTAAAGTAACGGGCACGATTGGACAGCCGCTTCGCTCCTGGTGGACAGACGTGGAGAAGGGCAATGTCGTCGAGGTCGTATCGGAGCTGCCGCTTGAGCAGGCACAGAAGCGCCCTATGGACCGTGTGCTGCTGGAAGAGCAGCTCGGCCGTCTCGGCGGCACGGTATACCAACTGGAATCGCTTGACGTCGAGCTGAACGGCGATCTGATCGTACCGATGCGCGAGCTCAATCGGATGCGCCGCGAAGCGGCTGAAGCGCTCGCGGGTGAACGGCCGAAGCCGCCGGTGTATATCAAGCGCTTCGTCGAGGTTTATGATGACGTACGCAGCGGAACCGTCGCTGCCGAAAACGAGCGACCGGCGCCGCAGCGCCAATCGGCTAAGTTGACGGTGCTATGCCGCAGCCTGCCGCAGCTTGAAGCAGCAGTACATTCCGACAAGGTCGACATGGTGTATGCCGACTTCGAGTTTATCAAGCAGTTTCCCGCTGCGATGGAACTTGCGCGAGGTGCGGGCAAGCGGATCGGACTAGTAACGCCGCGGATTCATATGCCTGGCGAGAACGGCTACCACGCCAATATTCTGAAGCTGAAGCCCGATGCGGTGCTTGTTCGCAATACGGGTGCGCTGTACTATTATTTGCGTGCGCGGGCAGCGAACCCGAATGAGTCGTTCCCTGAGCTGATCGGCGACTTTTCATTGAATATAGCGAATCACAAGGCGTCTGATTTGTTTCTGGACGCCGGCTGCAGCCTGATTACGCCTTCGTACGATTTGAACGTGCAGCAGATGTTCGACCTGCTTAAGAACAGTGATACCTCACGCACGGAGGTCGTTATTCATCAGCATTTGCCGATGTTCCATACGGAGCACTGCGTCTACTGTACATTCATGAGCGAAGGAACGGATTTCACGAACTGCGGACGTCCTTGTGAGGAGCACCGCGCCTCCCTGCAGGACCGAATCGGGATGTCGCATCCCGTCCGCGTCGATGAAGGCTGCCGAAATACGGTCTATAACGCCATTGAGCAGTCGGGCGCTGAATATATGAAGCAGTTCCGCGATCTCGGGGTCGCCTCGTTCCGAATCGAGTTTCTTGAAGAAACAGGCGATAAAGTAACCGAAGTAATCGACCTATACAGCGACGCGCTGGCCGGCCGAATTGGCGGTACGCAGGTGTGGCGCAGCTTGAAAGCCATCAATCAGCTTGGAGTAACAAGAGGCCAGCTGGTTAAATAA
- the uvrA gene encoding excinuclease ABC subunit UvrA has protein sequence MASDSIVIKGARAHNLKNIDVTIPRDKFVVLTGLSGSGKSSLAFDTIYAEGQRRYVESLSAYARQFLGQMEKPDVDSIDGLSPAISIDQKTTSRNPRSTVGTVTEIYDYLRLLFARVGKPHCPDHGIEITSQTVEQMVDRIMEYPERTKLQILAPIISGRKGEHTKLFADVQKQGFVRVRVNGELRELSEKIELEKNKKHNIEVVVDRIVVKDDIHSRLADSLETAIKLSGGQVLVDVMEKEELLFSSNLACPVCGFSIDELAPRMFSFNSPYGACPDCDGLGAKMIVDAELLVPDMSKSIEEGAFEAWAGSTSNYYPQFLEAVCIHYGIPRNVPVSELSPEQMKKLLNGTGGERVRFRYENDFGHSKEALVPFEGIVHNLERRYRETGSDGIREHIEQYMSAKPCSGCKGHRLRRESLAVTIGSQNISHVTSLSIGEAERFFNSLELTDKEKLIAHLILKEINSRLGFLVNVGLEYLSMNRAAGTLSGGEAQRIRLATQIGSSLMGVLYILDEPSIGLHQRDNDKLIQTLEHMRNLGNTLIVVEHDEDTMLASDYIIDIGPGAGIHGGQVVSMGTPKEVMADENSLTGAYLSGRKFIPVPLKRRETNGKWLEVRGAKENNLRGINAKFPLGVFTAVTGVSGSGKSTLVNEILYKTLARDLNKAKMRPGEFKELRGLEHIEKVIDIDQSPIGRTPRSNPATYTGVFDDIRDLYASTNEAKVRGYKKGRFSFNVKGGRCESCRGDGIIKIEMHFLPDVYVPCEICKGKRYNRETLDVKYKGKSIADLLQLTIEDACEFFRNVPRIHRKLQTLLDVGLGYMNLGQPATTLSGGEAQRVKLAAELYRRSTGKMLYILDEPTTGLHVDDIDRLLVVLHRLVDSGESVLVIEHNLDVIKTADYLLDLGPEGGNGGGMIVATGTPEEVIKVEGSYTGRYLKPILERDRERTIAQQRAMQSVAAAGIEQ, from the coding sequence GTGGCTAGTGATTCTATCGTCATTAAAGGGGCAAGAGCCCATAATTTGAAAAATATCGACGTCACCATTCCCCGGGATAAGTTTGTCGTACTGACAGGCCTCAGCGGCTCGGGCAAATCTTCGCTTGCTTTCGACACGATCTACGCCGAGGGGCAGCGCCGGTACGTGGAGTCGCTGTCGGCCTATGCCAGGCAATTTCTAGGCCAGATGGAGAAGCCGGATGTCGATTCCATAGACGGGCTGTCGCCGGCAATCTCCATCGACCAGAAAACGACTAGCCGTAACCCGCGTTCCACGGTCGGAACGGTAACGGAGATTTACGATTACTTGCGGTTGTTGTTCGCGCGCGTCGGCAAGCCGCACTGCCCGGATCACGGCATCGAGATTACGTCGCAGACCGTGGAGCAGATGGTGGACCGCATCATGGAATATCCGGAGCGGACGAAGCTGCAGATTCTGGCACCGATCATCTCGGGCCGCAAGGGCGAGCACACCAAGCTTTTCGCGGACGTGCAGAAGCAGGGTTTCGTGCGGGTGCGCGTAAACGGTGAATTGCGCGAGCTGAGCGAGAAGATCGAGCTGGAGAAGAACAAGAAGCATAACATCGAGGTTGTCGTGGACCGGATCGTCGTCAAGGATGACATCCACAGCCGGTTAGCGGATTCGCTCGAAACCGCGATTAAGCTGTCGGGCGGTCAAGTGCTCGTCGATGTGATGGAGAAGGAAGAGCTGCTGTTCAGCTCCAACCTAGCTTGTCCAGTGTGCGGATTCAGCATAGATGAGCTGGCGCCTCGCATGTTCTCGTTCAATAGTCCCTACGGCGCTTGCCCGGACTGCGACGGACTCGGCGCGAAGATGATCGTCGATGCCGAGCTCCTTGTGCCGGATATGAGCAAGTCGATCGAGGAGGGTGCCTTCGAGGCATGGGCAGGCAGTACATCCAACTACTACCCGCAGTTCCTAGAAGCTGTATGTATCCATTACGGTATTCCGCGGAACGTACCTGTCAGCGAGCTTTCGCCCGAGCAGATGAAGAAGCTGCTGAACGGCACCGGCGGAGAACGCGTCCGCTTCCGCTACGAGAATGACTTCGGTCACTCCAAAGAAGCGCTCGTGCCGTTCGAGGGTATTGTGCACAACCTGGAACGCCGCTATCGGGAGACGGGCTCCGACGGCATACGCGAGCATATCGAGCAATATATGAGTGCCAAGCCGTGCAGCGGCTGCAAAGGCCACCGCCTTAGGAGAGAAAGCTTGGCCGTTACGATCGGAAGCCAGAACATTTCCCATGTGACTTCACTGTCGATTGGAGAAGCGGAACGCTTCTTTAACAGCCTGGAGCTAACAGACAAAGAGAAACTCATTGCCCATCTGATCCTCAAAGAGATCAACAGCCGCCTCGGGTTTCTTGTCAATGTCGGCTTGGAATACCTGTCCATGAACCGTGCCGCCGGTACGCTTTCCGGCGGGGAAGCTCAGCGGATTCGATTGGCTACGCAGATCGGCTCGAGCCTGATGGGCGTCCTGTACATTCTAGATGAACCGAGTATTGGGCTTCACCAACGCGATAACGACAAGCTGATTCAGACGCTGGAGCATATGCGCAATCTCGGCAACACGCTGATCGTCGTTGAACATGACGAGGACACGATGCTGGCCTCCGACTATATCATCGACATCGGACCGGGCGCGGGTATTCACGGCGGACAGGTTGTATCCATGGGAACGCCGAAGGAAGTCATGGCGGACGAGAATTCACTGACTGGCGCCTATTTGAGTGGCCGCAAGTTTATTCCGGTTCCGCTGAAGCGCCGCGAGACGAACGGTAAGTGGCTTGAAGTTCGCGGAGCGAAGGAGAACAACCTGCGCGGCATTAATGCGAAATTCCCGCTTGGCGTGTTTACGGCGGTAACCGGCGTTTCGGGCTCCGGTAAGTCGACCTTGGTCAACGAAATTCTATACAAGACGCTTGCGCGCGATCTGAACAAAGCGAAGATGCGCCCGGGTGAATTCAAGGAGCTTCGCGGACTAGAGCATATCGAGAAGGTCATCGACATCGACCAATCGCCGATCGGCCGGACGCCGCGTTCCAATCCTGCAACCTATACCGGCGTATTCGACGATATTCGCGACCTGTACGCATCGACGAACGAAGCCAAGGTTCGCGGCTACAAGAAGGGCCGGTTCAGCTTCAACGTGAAGGGCGGCCGCTGTGAATCCTGCCGCGGCGATGGCATTATCAAGATTGAAATGCATTTCCTGCCGGATGTCTATGTGCCTTGCGAAATCTGCAAAGGCAAACGGTATAATCGCGAGACGCTGGATGTGAAATACAAAGGCAAGAGCATTGCGGATCTGCTCCAATTGACGATCGAGGATGCCTGCGAATTTTTCAGAAACGTGCCTCGTATTCACCGGAAGCTTCAGACGCTGCTTGATGTAGGGCTTGGCTACATGAATCTGGGCCAGCCGGCTACGACACTATCCGGCGGCGAAGCGCAGCGCGTGAAGCTGGCAGCGGAGCTCTATCGCCGCAGTACGGGCAAGATGCTTTACATTCTTGATGAACCGACTACGGGCTTGCACGTCGACGATATTGACCGGCTGCTCGTCGTCCTACACCGGCTGGTTGATTCAGGCGAATCGGTGTTAGTTATTGAGCATAATTTGGACGTCATCAAGACGGCGGATTATTTGCTCGACCTTGGACCTGAAGGCGGCAACGGCGGCGGTATGATCGTTGCGACCGGTACGCCGGAAGAAGTGATTAAAGTGGAAGGCTCGTACACGGGGCGCTACTTGAAGCCGATCTTAGAGCGTGACCGCGAACGTACGATTGCCCAGCAGCGTGCGATGCAAAGCGTGGCTGCAGCAGGAATCGAGCAATAA